A stretch of Girardinichthys multiradiatus isolate DD_20200921_A chromosome 20, DD_fGirMul_XY1, whole genome shotgun sequence DNA encodes these proteins:
- the LOC124857158 gene encoding uncharacterized protein LOC124857158: protein MSLTTSPALVPDKDSLPLKKRDQRVSSPQQQQRQQLQCDATNFKAPYPYRSHSDLKTKHMGLFRPVPRRVTALYQPWMQIHAPPRPKQNIPSAFREPHGWAEWREFCPLPPVWDYSHQYPLQNHLSGTRSLQSGRPHYLSSFSDNPNSEGMHRGGGGWERLKTLKDRTFGTQRGPYARRGERRTDDLLRAGKGGTYLPHSTHEDTPLKQNSSFKSTKAISVSGQSLIRVSPDNVNGTCTSTTGDRPRSPVFPSSTHTSFSPTSHNHFPWLLPHFVAGSLIELRDGRLRRVENLQTEDFLLGSLACPDLRLSCCTVQSISPSASASSSSVSRLLILLHEQQSQELVDVYVEYPFFVRGEGWSSCSPQRTALLCGLQCRQLSVGDVCLALTPVSTPDPLLSDSLGPKTAPKKSEDRYDSLKANTALCSQAPPELKELTGEQRMETKVSRRRHYSAP, encoded by the exons ATGAGCTTAACAACAAGCCCAGCTCTGGTCCCAGACAAGGACAGCCTCCCATTGAAAAAGAGAGACCAAAGAGTGAGCTccccacagcagcagcagaggcagcaGCTGCAGTGTGACGCCACAAACTTCAAGGCACCCTATCCATACAGAAGCCACAGTGATTTAAAGACAAAACACATGGGTCTGTTTCGACCTGTGCCAAGGCGGGTTACAGCCCTATACCAACCCTGGATGCAAATACACGCCCCTCCAAGGCCCAAACAGAACATCCCGTCTGCTTTCAGAGAGCCCCATGGTTGGGCAGAGTGGAGAGAATTCTGTCCACTGCCTCCAGTGTGGGACTATTCCCATCAGTACCCTCTGCAAAATCATTTATCTGGAACACGTTCTCTCCAGTCAGGACGTCCACATTATCTCTCTAGTTTCAGCGATAACCCTAACTCCGAGGGCAtgcacagaggaggaggaggctggGAGCGGCTGAAGACGTTAAAAGACAGAACCTTTGGCACACAGAGAGGTCCCTATGCGAGGAGAGGAGAAAGAAGAACTGATGATCTACTCAGGGCTGGAAAAGGAGGCACCTACCTACCTCATTCCACACATGAGGACACCCCTTTGAAGCAAAATTCATCATtcaaatcaacaaaagccatatcTGTGTCTGGACAATCCCTCATCAGAGTTTCCCCTGACAACGTAAATGGCACATGTACTTCCACTACAGGAGACAGGCCAAGATCTCCCGTTTTCCCATCCTCCACACACACTTCTTTCTCTCCCACCTCCCATAATCACTTCCCCTGGCTGCTTCCCCACTTTGTTGCAGGGTCTTTGATCGAGCTCAGAGACGGGCGACTGAGGAGGGTGGAGAACCTGCAAACCGAGGACTTTCTGCTCGGCTCTCTGGCCTGTCCAGACCTGCGCTTGAGTTGCTGCACGGTACAAAGCATCTCCCCCTCTGCctctgcctcctcctcctccgtcTCCCGCCTCCTCATCCTGCTACACGAGCAGCAGTCCCAA gagttggtggatgtgTATGTGGAGTACCCATTCTTTGTGCGCGGAGAGGGCTGGTCATCCTGCAGCCCTCAGAGGACCGCCCTACTTTGTGGCCTGCAGTGCCGCCAGCTCAGTGTGGGAGATGTCTGCTTGGCCCTCACGCCCGTCTCTACTCCCGACCCACTACTGTCAGATTCCCTGGGGCCAAAAACTGCACCCAAAAAGTCAGAGGACAGATATGATTCCCTGAAGGCAAACACTGCCCTGTGCAGTCAGGCTCCACCTGAGCTGAAGGAGCTCACAGGGGAGCAAAGAATGGAGACTAAGGTGTCCCGCAGGAGGCACTATTCAGCCCCATGA